In Streptomyces sp. NBC_00569, a single genomic region encodes these proteins:
- a CDS encoding TetR/AcrR family transcriptional regulator gives MGADRLDEVLDAAYDCLTRYGVRRTTMDDIASTMGVSRSAVYL, from the coding sequence ATGGGCGCCGACCGGCTCGACGAGGTCCTCGACGCCGCCTACGACTGCCTGACCAGGTACGGCGTTCGGCGCACCACGATGGACGACATCGCATCCACGATGGGCGTGTCCCGGTCCGCGGTCTACCTCTGA
- a CDS encoding type 1 glutamine amidotransferase domain-containing protein encodes MSKILFVVTGATHWTLADGTLHPTGFWAEEAVAPYAAFKAAGHDIVVATPGGVVPTVDKGSLAPEFNGGQAGADQVAAALDSFGELQHPVKLEDVDLDDYAAVFYPGGHGPMEDLSTDADSGRLLTLALETGKPLGIVCHAPAAMLAAIKSDGTNAFAGYKVTGFTNTEETQAGFADKAKWLLQDRLVNAGVDFQEGEPWAPKTVVDRNLVTGQNPSSSAPLAAELLRKLA; translated from the coding sequence ATGTCGAAGATCCTTTTCGTAGTCACCGGCGCCACCCACTGGACGCTGGCCGACGGCACCCTGCACCCCACCGGCTTCTGGGCCGAGGAGGCCGTCGCCCCGTACGCGGCCTTCAAGGCCGCGGGCCATGACATCGTCGTGGCCACGCCCGGCGGCGTCGTCCCGACCGTGGACAAGGGCTCCCTCGCACCCGAGTTCAACGGCGGACAGGCGGGCGCGGACCAGGTGGCGGCTGCCCTCGACTCCTTCGGCGAACTCCAGCACCCGGTCAAGCTGGAGGACGTGGACCTCGACGACTACGCGGCGGTGTTCTACCCCGGCGGCCACGGCCCCATGGAGGACCTCTCCACCGACGCCGACTCGGGCAGGCTCCTGACCCTCGCCCTGGAGACGGGCAAGCCGCTCGGCATCGTCTGCCACGCCCCCGCCGCCATGCTCGCCGCGATCAAGAGTGACGGCACCAACGCCTTCGCCGGGTACAAGGTGACCGGCTTCACCAACACCGAGGAGACCCAGGCCGGCTTCGCCGACAAGGCCAAGTGGCTGCTCCAGGACCGTCTCGTCAACGCGGGCGTGGACTTCCAGGAGGGCGAGCCGTGGGCCCCGAAGACCGTCGTCGACCGCAACCTGGTCACCGGCCAGAACCCGTCCTCCTCCGCCCCGCTCGCGGCCGAGCTCCTCAGGAAGCTGGCCTGA
- a CDS encoding LysR family transcriptional regulator — MRNRDSNGSPGIGRTAHAGPLDLNLLRTFLAVYRSGSFTAAARLLGLSQPTVTTQIRALERQLDRELFERLPRGVTPAPFADELASRVVDPLDALSAVAGQGGAGADAAAEPVHLAGPAEMLCHCVLPALAPLVEKGVRLRVTTGLTDPLLEELRTGRHDLVIATSRPRGRNLTSVPLADEEFVLVAAPAWADRIGGPNRIAADGPGVLHTVPLITYAEELPIVRRYWQHVFGRRLTCKAAVTVPDLRGVVSSVTAGAGFSVLPRYLCRELLAAGALVLLHDPEDPPFNTGYVVQRPGTPDNPHIALVRDRLLEAGRGW; from the coding sequence ATGAGAAATAGGGATTCGAATGGGTCTCCGGGAATAGGCCGGACGGCGCACGCGGGCCCGCTGGACCTGAATCTGCTGCGCACCTTCCTCGCGGTGTACCGGTCGGGTTCCTTCACCGCGGCCGCGCGACTGCTCGGTCTGTCGCAGCCGACCGTCACCACACAGATCCGCGCGCTGGAGCGGCAGCTGGACCGCGAACTCTTCGAGCGGCTGCCGCGCGGCGTCACTCCCGCCCCCTTCGCGGACGAGCTCGCGTCCCGCGTGGTCGACCCGCTCGACGCCCTCTCGGCCGTCGCCGGACAGGGCGGCGCCGGCGCGGACGCCGCGGCCGAGCCCGTCCATCTGGCGGGACCGGCCGAGATGCTCTGTCACTGTGTCCTGCCGGCGCTTGCGCCCCTGGTCGAGAAGGGCGTGCGGCTGCGCGTCACCACCGGGCTGACCGACCCGCTCCTGGAGGAGCTGCGCACTGGCCGGCACGACCTCGTCATCGCCACCTCCCGGCCCCGCGGCCGCAATCTGACGTCGGTGCCTCTCGCGGACGAGGAGTTCGTCCTGGTCGCCGCCCCGGCATGGGCGGACCGCATCGGCGGCCCGAACCGGATCGCCGCCGACGGGCCGGGGGTGCTGCACACCGTCCCGCTCATCACGTACGCGGAGGAACTCCCGATCGTTCGCCGGTACTGGCAGCACGTCTTCGGCAGACGCCTGACCTGCAAGGCCGCCGTCACCGTGCCCGACCTGCGCGGTGTCGTGTCCTCCGTGACGGCCGGGGCGGGATTCAGCGTGCTGCCCCGCTATCTGTGCCGCGAGCTCCTCGCCGCGGGGGCGCTCGTCCTCCTCCACGACCCGGAGGACCCGCCGTTCAACACCGGTTACGTCGTCCAGCGCCCCGGAACGCCGGACAACCCGCACATCGCCCTCGTCCGTGACCGGCTCCTGGAGGCCGGCCGGGGCTGGTAG
- a CDS encoding nuclear transport factor 2 family protein — MQAFRKAVEANDPDAVEALLAENVVFTSPVAFRPYPGKAITAAILRGVTRVFEDFRYVREINSADGRDHALVFVARVGDREVNGCDFIHLDEDGLIDDLTVMVRPLSGAEALSEAMGAQFERIRQEAAGA; from the coding sequence ATGCAGGCATTCCGCAAGGCCGTGGAAGCGAACGACCCCGACGCCGTCGAGGCGCTCCTCGCCGAGAACGTCGTGTTCACCAGCCCGGTCGCCTTCCGCCCGTACCCGGGAAAGGCGATCACCGCCGCGATCCTGCGGGGCGTCACACGGGTCTTCGAGGACTTCCGCTACGTACGGGAGATCAACAGCGCCGACGGCCGTGACCACGCCCTGGTCTTCGTCGCCCGCGTCGGCGACCGCGAGGTCAACGGCTGCGACTTCATCCACCTCGACGAGGACGGGCTCATCGACGACCTCACCGTCATGGTGCGCCCCCTGTCCGGCGCCGAGGCGCTCTCCGAGGCCATGGGGGCGCAGTTCGAGCGCATCCGGCAGGAGGCCGCGGGCGCGTAG
- a CDS encoding PadR family transcriptional regulator, with protein sequence MSLKHAVLAALLEGEASGYDLAKVFDVAVANFWSATPQQLYRELERLAGDGLVEARVVPQERRPNKRMFTLTDAGRAALDDFALAPPRPTAIRDELMVKIQASDGADPDAVRALVEERMGWARGKLARYERLRERLLDGRDEDTYLRDAERIGPYLTLMRGRSFEEENLRWGERVLDILARRTSHAGRS encoded by the coding sequence ATGTCTCTGAAGCACGCGGTCCTCGCTGCTCTCCTGGAGGGCGAGGCGTCGGGGTACGACCTGGCCAAGGTGTTCGACGTGGCGGTGGCCAACTTCTGGTCCGCGACCCCGCAGCAGCTCTACCGTGAACTGGAGCGCCTCGCCGGGGACGGTCTGGTCGAGGCGCGGGTCGTGCCGCAGGAACGCAGGCCGAACAAGCGCATGTTCACGCTCACCGACGCGGGACGCGCCGCACTGGACGACTTCGCCCTCGCCCCTCCGAGGCCCACCGCCATCCGCGACGAACTCATGGTCAAGATCCAGGCGTCGGACGGCGCGGACCCGGACGCCGTGCGCGCGCTCGTCGAGGAGCGCATGGGGTGGGCGCGCGGCAAACTGGCCCGCTACGAACGCCTCCGGGAGCGGCTCCTCGACGGGCGCGACGAGGACACCTACCTGCGCGACGCCGAACGCATCGGTCCGTACCTGACGTTGATGCGCGGCCGCTCCTTCGAGGAGGAGAACCTCCGGTGGGGCGAGCGCGTCCTGGACATCCTGGCGCGGCGCACCTCACATGCCGGCCGGTCCTGA
- a CDS encoding uridine kinase family protein codes for METVPETYTALASRIRAAAPRCGPVRLVAVDGPSGAGKSTFAERLAGALGSARIVHTDDFASWDDPLGWWPRLEEQVLQPLGSGVAGRFQRYDWERRELAEWHDVPVGHSLVLEGVSTARRAVADRLTCAVWVETGRAVRLRRGLTRDGEDALPLWRTWMAAEDEHFAKDGTRERADVVADGDPLTRPADPAHTYMRLR; via the coding sequence ATGGAAACCGTTCCTGAGACGTACACCGCACTGGCGTCCCGCATCCGGGCGGCGGCGCCGCGGTGCGGACCGGTCAGGCTCGTCGCCGTGGACGGCCCGTCGGGGGCGGGCAAGAGCACGTTCGCCGAGCGCCTGGCCGGGGCACTCGGCAGCGCGCGGATCGTGCACACGGACGACTTCGCCTCGTGGGACGACCCGTTGGGCTGGTGGCCCCGCCTCGAGGAGCAGGTGCTCCAGCCGCTGGGGAGCGGGGTGGCCGGCCGGTTCCAGCGCTACGACTGGGAGCGGCGCGAACTCGCCGAGTGGCATGACGTTCCCGTCGGCCACTCCCTCGTCCTCGAAGGTGTGTCGACGGCGCGCCGGGCCGTCGCCGACCGTCTCACCTGCGCCGTGTGGGTCGAGACGGGACGCGCGGTGCGGCTGCGCAGAGGCCTTACCCGCGACGGCGAGGACGCGCTGCCGCTATGGCGTACGTGGATGGCCGCGGAGGACGAACACTTCGCCAAGGACGGGACGCGCGAGCGGGCCGACGTGGTGGCCGACGGCGACCCGCTCACCCGGCCCGCCGATCCGGCACACACCTACATGCGCCTGCGGTAG